A region of Polyangiaceae bacterium DNA encodes the following proteins:
- a CDS encoding NAD-dependent epimerase/dehydratase family protein, whose protein sequence is MRVFVTGANGHIGSHVVRAVHEAGASAIAFVRPGSDRRALDGVPCEVREGDLLDAASVERAMQGAEAVIHVGAVHRNMTPDPEDIVRPAVEGTRAVLDAADKHGVRRVVLTSSGATVGFAKDPVKPLDESARQERTESPYIRGKVEQERLALERAARGGPEVVVLNPSGVFGPRDYRLTPATRALVGLLSGDPAFLGVCFTDVRDVARAHVIALEKGRPGERYLITGELATPQQVAALFDEVGGVRPSVFRPPGFLLRFIAGRAEKKAAREGSDPPVTRAALADLDGGHLLYDSARSKSELGMTYRGAKDVLTDSFRWLLFVDALKPKVAAKVRAKLGPAAAPDPDWRQ, encoded by the coding sequence ATGCGTGTATTCGTGACGGGGGCGAACGGGCACATCGGTAGCCACGTGGTGCGGGCGGTGCACGAGGCTGGCGCTTCCGCCATTGCGTTCGTGCGCCCGGGCTCGGACCGCCGCGCGCTCGACGGAGTCCCGTGCGAGGTACGGGAGGGGGACTTGCTCGACGCCGCGTCCGTCGAGCGCGCCATGCAGGGCGCCGAAGCCGTGATCCACGTCGGCGCCGTGCATCGCAACATGACCCCGGATCCCGAGGACATCGTGCGCCCTGCCGTCGAGGGCACGCGCGCGGTGCTCGACGCCGCCGACAAGCACGGCGTCCGGCGTGTGGTGCTCACCAGCAGCGGCGCCACCGTCGGCTTTGCCAAGGACCCCGTGAAGCCACTGGACGAGAGCGCTCGTCAGGAGCGCACCGAGAGCCCCTACATTCGCGGCAAGGTGGAGCAGGAGCGGCTGGCGCTCGAGCGCGCCGCCCGCGGCGGCCCGGAGGTCGTCGTGCTCAACCCGAGCGGCGTGTTTGGCCCGCGCGACTACCGTCTCACCCCTGCCACGCGCGCGCTGGTGGGGCTGCTCTCGGGGGACCCGGCGTTCCTCGGCGTGTGTTTCACGGACGTCCGCGACGTGGCGCGCGCCCACGTGATCGCCCTCGAGAAGGGCCGTCCAGGCGAGCGCTACCTGATCACGGGCGAGCTCGCGACGCCCCAACAGGTGGCCGCGCTCTTCGACGAGGTCGGCGGCGTGCGCCCCTCGGTGTTCCGCCCGCCGGGGTTCCTGCTGCGGTTCATCGCAGGAAGGGCCGAAAAGAAAGCCGCGCGCGAGGGCTCCGACCCGCCGGTCACTCGCGCAGCCCTCGCCGACCTGGACGGAGGTCACCTGCTCTACGACTCCGCGCGCTCCAAGTCGGAGCTCGGCATGACCTACCGCGGCGCCAAGGACGTGCTCACTGACTCGTTCCGCTGGCTGCTCTTCGTGGACGCGCTGAAGCCGAAGGTCGCCGCGAAGGTGCGCGCGAAGCTGGGTCCCGCCGCGGCGCCGGATCCCGACTGGAGGCAGTAG
- a CDS encoding TIGR01777 family protein → MAKKRILVTGATGFIGSALVRFLSAEGAQVTVVVRKPEQLAGFESAVRPVLWDALGSVISEADAVVHLTGEQAVGVRWTESTKQRILQSRVETTARVVSALKAAEPRPRVLVSASAVGYYGARAGDERVDETAGAGTDFLAEVCARWEAAAREAEALGVRVVLARLGIVLDAGGGALAEMAKPFRLFAGGPIGSGEQVVSWVHRADAVTMLARAVDDEGLSGPVNVVAPEALTQAELARELGRALGRPSWLRVPAAALRARFGEGADPLLTGQRVVPAKMKAAGYVWQHPDIQGALRAALG, encoded by the coding sequence GTGGCGAAAAAACGCATCCTCGTCACGGGGGCGACCGGGTTCATCGGTTCGGCGCTGGTGCGCTTCCTCTCCGCGGAGGGGGCGCAGGTCACCGTGGTGGTGCGCAAGCCGGAGCAGCTCGCGGGCTTCGAGAGCGCCGTCCGCCCCGTGCTCTGGGACGCGCTCGGGTCGGTCATTTCCGAGGCGGACGCGGTGGTGCACCTGACCGGCGAGCAAGCCGTGGGCGTGCGTTGGACCGAGAGCACCAAGCAGCGCATCTTGCAGAGCCGAGTCGAGACCACGGCACGCGTGGTCTCGGCGCTGAAGGCCGCAGAGCCGCGGCCGCGCGTGCTCGTGTCGGCGTCGGCGGTCGGTTACTACGGCGCGCGAGCGGGCGACGAGCGCGTGGACGAGACTGCCGGTGCGGGGACGGACTTCTTGGCCGAGGTCTGCGCGCGTTGGGAGGCCGCGGCGCGGGAGGCGGAGGCGCTGGGCGTGCGGGTGGTCTTGGCGCGGCTCGGCATCGTCCTCGACGCCGGGGGTGGCGCGCTCGCGGAGATGGCCAAGCCGTTTCGCTTGTTCGCCGGCGGCCCCATCGGCAGCGGCGAGCAGGTCGTGTCCTGGGTCCACCGCGCCGACGCGGTCACCATGCTCGCGCGCGCGGTCGACGACGAGGGCCTGTCCGGTCCGGTGAACGTCGTGGCGCCCGAGGCGCTGACGCAGGCGGAGCTGGCGCGGGAGCTCGGCCGCGCCTTGGGCCGGCCGTCTTGGCTGCGGGTGCCGGCCGCCGCGCTGCGCGCGCGCTTCGGCGAGGGGGCGGACCCGCTCCTGACCGGGCAGCGCGTGGTCCCGGCGAAGATGAAGGCGGCCGGGTACGTGTGGCAACATCCGGACATCCAGGGCGCGCTTCGCGCTGCGCTCGGCTGA
- a CDS encoding potassium channel protein, which yields MAPVVDPSVKRVLSAILLLNLVIVAGGTVVWSLGGGTWSFWDTVYYAVYTVSTVGFSELPGTESHTGVRLATGVLIMCGLGAIAFFQSTLTALLIEGVIGRAFRRRRMQKKIQALRDHFVVAGCGRTGKYVVEELASTKRPFVAADRDETALARLNGELGGGLLYIVGDATEDHTLVDAGVKRAAGVCSTLADDRDNLFITLSVRTLNPDARIISKAVEIENEVKLVRAGADSTVSPNRVGAHRLVSELVRPEATAFLDHLRVDKDLNFEFVEMPEESRWAGKTLRTIPIRQRTNLLVLALHEEDGTYVYNPEPDQVVKAGSRFIVIGEHKNVDKLRELLEQK from the coding sequence ATGGCGCCCGTCGTCGATCCCTCCGTCAAGCGGGTGCTGTCGGCGATCCTGCTCTTGAACCTGGTGATCGTCGCTGGCGGAACGGTCGTCTGGTCGCTCGGCGGCGGGACCTGGAGCTTCTGGGACACCGTCTACTACGCGGTCTACACCGTATCCACCGTCGGCTTCTCGGAGCTGCCCGGCACCGAGTCCCACACCGGCGTGCGCCTCGCGACCGGCGTGCTGATCATGTGCGGCCTCGGCGCCATCGCCTTCTTTCAGTCCACGCTCACGGCGCTGCTCATCGAAGGCGTCATTGGGCGAGCGTTTCGGAGACGACGCATGCAGAAGAAGATCCAGGCATTGCGCGATCATTTCGTGGTGGCGGGCTGCGGCCGCACCGGAAAATACGTGGTCGAGGAGCTGGCGAGCACCAAGCGCCCTTTCGTCGCCGCCGATCGCGACGAGACGGCGCTGGCGCGCCTGAACGGCGAGCTCGGCGGCGGGCTGCTCTACATCGTGGGGGACGCCACCGAGGACCACACGCTGGTGGACGCGGGCGTGAAGCGCGCGGCGGGTGTCTGCTCGACGCTGGCGGACGACCGCGACAACTTGTTCATCACGCTGTCGGTGCGGACGCTGAACCCCGACGCGCGCATCATCTCCAAAGCGGTCGAGATCGAGAACGAGGTGAAGCTGGTGCGCGCGGGGGCGGACTCGACGGTGAGCCCGAACCGGGTCGGCGCCCACCGGCTCGTGAGCGAGCTGGTGCGACCGGAGGCTACGGCCTTCCTGGATCACCTGCGGGTGGACAAGGACTTGAACTTCGAGTTCGTGGAGATGCCCGAGGAGTCCCGCTGGGCCGGCAAGACCCTGCGCACCATCCCGATCCGGCAGCGCACGAACCTCTTGGTCCTGGCGCTGCACGAGGAGGACGGCACTTACGTCTACAACCCCGAGCCCGATCAAGTGGTGAAGGCCGGTTCGCGCTTCATCGTGATCGGCGAGCACAAGAACGTGGACAAGCTGCGGGAGCTGCTCGAGCAGAAGTAG
- a CDS encoding HEAT repeat domain-containing protein, with product MIRLFEKLSAPGSIEDAYSKARQQAERGRWGDALETLLASLLVSHAREQSYSAAVMLLTDALERAGEHRAALSAAWYTGDVSHQTKLLERVPAVDRARTFMSWAEADASQRAKHFKRAAGELEQAGQLARAAVCNERANDVNAARALWSRLAQLVDSARSDRYAAGLCRFNLARMCRLANDARGAREATMAAVHRLEEAADRFESMGQRERAFDCYHVLIEIGSATDTFEHVLEGCVNAIRVLTEDNLRYHALRLYEHAIKLASFAGEHSAAATLCREMTDYARRQGLHRVASRGTLTQAELWASVAEQTAKRQGPTNLVENALVAGLLAQAEAGQYTKVGQIYSQLAALDVESSRREHYARAAKRYTDARDTPIDASLRDERLGEHVGPPDVWHVDLLEWEARGSASEACADVLLDPSEDSDRITRRTALVARLAALGAENAPPGQAAKAQSIVAEQLAPIGLYGVLSPLETLYGSDLPGVRLAAVRALSRYYYKRTFITLERALVDPDPGVVKEAVAALERLRFDHAFDPLSRIYRSSTRLDARLAALRSIARIDALEAAELVLGVLEHGGPEERQVVADALKAGRGNRFVEVARAAFPDASRELKATLSDVLRARGLSL from the coding sequence GTGATCCGGCTGTTCGAGAAGCTCTCGGCGCCGGGCTCCATCGAGGACGCCTATTCGAAGGCGCGCCAGCAGGCCGAGCGCGGCCGCTGGGGCGACGCCCTCGAGACGCTGCTGGCCTCGCTCCTGGTCAGCCACGCGCGCGAGCAGAGCTACTCCGCCGCGGTGATGCTGCTGACGGACGCCTTGGAGCGGGCGGGAGAGCACCGCGCCGCGCTCAGCGCGGCCTGGTACACCGGCGACGTCTCGCACCAGACCAAGCTGCTCGAGCGCGTGCCGGCCGTGGACCGCGCACGCACGTTCATGTCCTGGGCCGAAGCCGACGCCTCTCAGCGGGCCAAACACTTCAAGCGCGCGGCGGGCGAGCTGGAGCAGGCGGGCCAGCTGGCGCGCGCCGCGGTGTGCAACGAGCGGGCGAACGACGTGAACGCCGCCCGCGCGCTCTGGTCGCGGCTCGCGCAGCTCGTCGACAGCGCGCGCTCCGACCGCTACGCCGCCGGCCTCTGCCGCTTCAACCTGGCGCGCATGTGCCGGCTGGCGAACGACGCCCGCGGCGCACGCGAGGCGACCATGGCGGCGGTACACCGGCTGGAGGAGGCCGCCGACCGCTTCGAGTCGATGGGGCAGCGGGAGCGCGCGTTCGACTGCTACCACGTGCTGATCGAGATCGGCTCCGCCACGGACACCTTCGAGCACGTGCTGGAAGGCTGCGTGAACGCCATCCGCGTCCTGACCGAGGACAACCTGCGCTACCACGCGCTCCGGCTCTACGAGCACGCGATCAAGCTCGCGAGCTTCGCCGGCGAGCACTCCGCGGCAGCGACGTTGTGCCGCGAGATGACCGACTACGCGCGCCGCCAGGGCCTGCACCGGGTGGCGTCGCGGGGCACGCTGACGCAGGCCGAGCTGTGGGCGAGCGTCGCGGAGCAGACCGCGAAGCGCCAGGGCCCGACGAACCTGGTGGAGAACGCGCTGGTGGCCGGCCTGCTCGCCCAGGCCGAGGCCGGGCAGTACACCAAGGTCGGGCAGATCTACTCCCAGCTCGCCGCGTTGGACGTCGAGTCCTCGCGCCGCGAGCACTACGCCCGGGCCGCGAAGCGCTACACCGACGCGCGCGACACGCCCATCGACGCCAGCCTGCGCGACGAGCGCCTGGGCGAGCACGTGGGCCCGCCCGACGTCTGGCACGTGGACCTGCTCGAGTGGGAGGCCCGCGGCAGCGCCAGCGAGGCCTGCGCCGACGTGCTGCTCGACCCCTCCGAGGACAGCGACCGCATCACCCGGCGCACCGCCCTGGTCGCCCGCCTCGCGGCCCTCGGCGCCGAGAACGCGCCCCCCGGCCAGGCCGCCAAGGCCCAGAGCATCGTCGCCGAGCAGCTGGCGCCCATCGGCCTCTACGGCGTGCTCTCGCCCCTCGAGACGCTCTACGGCAGCGACCTGCCCGGCGTCCGGCTCGCCGCGGTGCGCGCGCTCTCCCGCTATTACTACAAGCGCACCTTCATCACGCTGGAGCGCGCGCTCGTCGATCCGGATCCCGGGGTGGTGAAAGAAGCGGTCGCGGCCCTGGAGCGCCTGCGCTTCGACCACGCCTTCGATCCGCTCTCCCGCATCTACCGCAGCTCTACTCGGCTGGACGCGCGGCTGGCGGCGCTGCGCTCCATCGCGCGCATCGACGCGCTCGAGGCAGCGGAGCTGGTCCTCGGCGTGCTCGAGCACGGCGGGCCGGAGGAGCGGCAGGTCGTGGCCGACGCGCTCAAGGCCGGACGTGGCAACCGCTTCGTCGAGGTGGCGCGCGCCGCCTTCCCGGACGCCTCCCGCGAGCTCAAGGCGACGTTATCGGACGTGCTCCGCGCGCGGGGGCTCTCGCTCTGA
- a CDS encoding NAD(P)/FAD-dependent oxidoreductase, whose protein sequence is MADKSPDKVVIVGGGFGGLAAARALAGASAEVTLVDRSNHHLFQPLLYQVATAGLSPADIAYPIRTVLRHQDNARVLLGEVTRIDLAGKRCVLDDGSALPFDYLVIAAGARTNYFDKEREWKPHALGLKDLDEALEIRRRVLLAFEAAEREAEPVARQRLLTFVVIGGGPTGVEVAGALSDLSRTVLADDFRTIDPSIARIVLVERSDRLLSGGFDPKLSKRALRQLVELGVEVRVGTSVEAIDGRGVSVAGGERIDAATVLWTAGVKARGVARTLGTELDRAGRVIVGTDCSVPEHPNVFAIGDIAHLVQEGDAAPLPGLAPVALQQGRYVGKLIAGGGKRGKPFRYVDKGVMATIGRSRAVAQAMNGSLRMSGFLAWCAWLFIHIWFLIGFRNRVSVLANWLWNYVTYKRGARLITGERSWDLLPVIAGHAEPKALASDEPPRSGG, encoded by the coding sequence ATGGCGGACAAAAGCCCTGACAAGGTGGTGATCGTCGGCGGCGGCTTCGGCGGGCTCGCTGCGGCCCGCGCCCTCGCCGGCGCGAGCGCGGAGGTGACGCTGGTCGATCGCTCGAACCACCACCTGTTCCAGCCGCTGCTCTACCAGGTGGCCACGGCGGGCCTGTCGCCAGCGGACATCGCCTACCCCATCCGCACGGTGCTCCGGCACCAGGACAACGCCCGGGTGCTGCTTGGCGAGGTCACGCGCATCGACCTCGCGGGGAAGCGCTGCGTGCTCGACGACGGCAGCGCACTCCCCTTCGACTACCTGGTGATCGCGGCCGGCGCCCGCACCAACTACTTCGACAAGGAGCGCGAGTGGAAGCCCCACGCCCTCGGACTGAAGGATCTGGACGAGGCGCTGGAGATCCGGCGTCGCGTGCTGCTCGCCTTCGAGGCCGCGGAGCGCGAAGCGGAGCCGGTGGCCCGCCAGCGCCTGCTCACCTTCGTGGTGATCGGCGGCGGGCCCACCGGGGTCGAGGTGGCGGGCGCCCTCAGCGATCTGTCGCGCACCGTCCTGGCCGACGATTTCCGCACCATCGACCCGAGCATCGCGCGCATCGTGCTGGTGGAGCGCAGCGACCGGCTGCTCTCCGGCGGCTTCGATCCGAAGCTCAGCAAGCGGGCGCTGCGCCAGCTGGTGGAGCTCGGGGTGGAGGTGCGCGTCGGCACCTCCGTCGAGGCCATCGACGGGCGCGGCGTGAGCGTGGCGGGCGGCGAGCGCATCGACGCCGCGACGGTGCTCTGGACCGCGGGCGTCAAGGCCCGCGGCGTCGCGCGCACCCTGGGCACCGAGCTCGACCGGGCTGGCCGCGTCATCGTGGGGACCGACTGCTCGGTGCCCGAGCACCCGAACGTGTTCGCCATCGGCGACATCGCTCACCTGGTGCAGGAGGGGGACGCAGCGCCATTGCCGGGCCTGGCCCCGGTGGCGCTGCAACAAGGCCGCTACGTCGGCAAGCTGATCGCCGGCGGCGGCAAGCGCGGCAAACCCTTCCGCTACGTGGACAAGGGCGTGATGGCCACCATCGGGCGCTCCCGCGCGGTGGCCCAGGCCATGAACGGCTCGCTCCGGATGAGCGGTTTTCTCGCCTGGTGCGCCTGGCTCTTCATCCACATCTGGTTCTTGATCGGCTTCCGCAACCGCGTCAGCGTGCTGGCCAACTGGCTCTGGAACTACGTGACCTACAAGCGCGGCGCGCGGCTCATCACCGGCGAGCGGTCGTGGGATCTCTTGCCGGTGATCGCCGGGCACGCCGAGCCCAAGGCGCTCGCCAGCGACGAGCCCCCGCGCTCGGGTGGCTGA
- a CDS encoding carbon-nitrogen hydrolase family protein yields the protein MRLILVQPQLRHVEGADNLGAVRAALGAAGLTPGPSDVLLLPERVTLTHSRREYTDAVRRIAAELGCSVVGGSHHEERNGEQVNTGIAVGPDGALLGEYEKVRPYASERATVRGGARPGEFCIAGRRFMVLICADFWFSDLFHQAEHLPDVVLVPALSVSRKPTPDYSRALWRHLAIARAYEMGTFVGVSDWGHPSELPMLFTSGVGGLADPTELDPERFFQPIAAAGASAFELDFERLGRFRQDRIERGFFWKQG from the coding sequence ATGCGACTCATTCTGGTGCAGCCTCAGCTGCGACACGTCGAGGGCGCAGACAACCTCGGCGCGGTTCGGGCGGCGCTCGGCGCCGCGGGGCTCACGCCCGGGCCCAGCGACGTGCTGCTCTTGCCGGAGCGCGTCACGCTCACGCACTCTCGACGCGAGTACACCGACGCGGTCCGCCGGATCGCGGCCGAGCTCGGCTGCTCGGTGGTGGGCGGCTCCCACCACGAGGAGCGGAACGGGGAGCAGGTGAACACCGGCATCGCAGTCGGGCCGGACGGGGCATTGCTCGGCGAATACGAGAAGGTCCGCCCGTACGCGAGCGAGCGCGCCACGGTCCGCGGCGGCGCCCGCCCGGGCGAATTCTGCATCGCGGGCCGGCGCTTCATGGTGCTGATCTGCGCCGACTTCTGGTTCTCGGATCTGTTCCACCAGGCCGAGCACCTGCCCGACGTGGTCCTGGTGCCGGCCCTCTCGGTCAGTCGCAAGCCGACTCCGGACTACTCCCGAGCGCTGTGGCGTCACCTGGCCATCGCCCGGGCCTACGAGATGGGCACCTTCGTCGGGGTCAGCGACTGGGGTCACCCCTCGGAGCTGCCGATGCTCTTCACAAGCGGGGTCGGCGGCCTCGCCGATCCGACCGAGCTCGATCCGGAGCGCTTCTTCCAGCCCATCGCGGCGGCCGGAGCCAGCGCCTTCGAGCTCGACTTCGAGCGCCTCGGTCGCTTCCGCCAGGACCGCATCGAGCGCGGCTTCTTCTGGAAGCAGGGCTGA
- a CDS encoding SGNH/GDSL hydrolase family protein — protein sequence MVPLEKLVFNRLGLGIACAGLFVAVACGGSSSEDKPSSGGSGGAAGGGGASGSGAVSSGGSGGTTSSGGSAGSASGGAAGTSGVCYPGVYDGLVYVNYEQFSPKLNGSCAGTNHQDIQNPEKLVFLGDSITVGTFPTPANQVYRTLLTNLAKAQWPSIEVASCAVNGAQTDDFFAGDNQIPKCFPAAEQKKTLVVITMGGNDIAAMAKDKLSASAASVEADKVLANMKQAVEWLKDPTNFPNGSWVVFANIYEYTDLTADLGSCPTGNLIGLTGEWIAGTAMLVKLREGYMKIAVDAQADMIFLGEHFCGHGYKFADTKQQCYIPNSSNWFDLTCIHPTPEGHKQVADLFWKTIAE from the coding sequence ATGGTTCCATTGGAAAAGCTCGTCTTCAATCGCTTGGGCTTGGGCATCGCGTGCGCCGGACTCTTTGTCGCCGTGGCCTGCGGCGGCAGCAGCTCGGAGGACAAACCTTCGTCGGGCGGCTCGGGCGGCGCCGCCGGCGGCGGCGGCGCGAGCGGCTCCGGTGCCGTGAGCAGCGGCGGCTCGGGTGGCACCACCTCGAGCGGCGGAAGCGCCGGAAGCGCGAGCGGCGGCGCCGCGGGCACGAGCGGCGTCTGCTACCCGGGCGTGTACGACGGCCTGGTCTACGTGAACTACGAGCAGTTCAGCCCCAAGCTGAACGGCTCCTGCGCCGGCACGAACCATCAGGACATCCAGAACCCCGAGAAGCTGGTGTTCCTCGGCGACTCGATCACCGTCGGCACCTTCCCCACGCCCGCGAACCAGGTCTACCGCACGCTCTTGACCAACCTGGCGAAGGCGCAGTGGCCGAGCATCGAGGTCGCGAGCTGCGCGGTCAACGGCGCCCAGACCGACGACTTCTTCGCGGGCGACAACCAGATCCCCAAGTGCTTCCCCGCCGCCGAGCAGAAGAAGACGCTGGTGGTCATCACCATGGGCGGCAACGACATCGCCGCCATGGCCAAGGACAAGCTCTCCGCCAGCGCGGCTTCCGTCGAGGCGGACAAGGTGCTCGCGAACATGAAGCAGGCCGTGGAGTGGCTGAAGGATCCGACGAACTTCCCCAACGGCTCCTGGGTGGTGTTCGCCAACATCTACGAATACACGGATCTGACGGCGGATCTGGGCTCTTGCCCCACCGGCAACCTGATCGGCCTGACCGGCGAGTGGATCGCCGGCACCGCGATGCTGGTCAAGCTGCGCGAGGGCTACATGAAGATCGCCGTCGACGCTCAGGCCGACATGATCTTCCTGGGCGAGCACTTCTGCGGCCACGGCTACAAGTTCGCCGACACCAAACAGCAGTGTTACATCCCGAACTCCAGCAACTGGTTCGACTTGACCTGCATTCACCCGACCCCCGAGGGTCACAAGCAGGTGGCGGACCTGTTCTGGAAGACTATCGCGGAGTGA
- a CDS encoding GNAT family N-acetyltransferase, protein MTSLPLLREARDDDADGLIALIGGVFAEYPGCVMDVDGELPELRRIASYFREHAGEFWVAELGGTVVGCIGYSPATDPSGVELKKLYVHASAREHGLGARLVELVEARARERGAAFIDLWSDTRFVTAHAFYARRGWVRGPTTRDLNDKSGTVEYYFRKPLTPR, encoded by the coding sequence TTGACCTCGCTCCCTTTGCTCCGCGAAGCCCGTGACGACGATGCCGACGGGCTCATCGCGCTGATCGGCGGTGTCTTCGCCGAGTACCCCGGCTGCGTGATGGACGTGGACGGCGAGCTGCCGGAGCTCCGGCGCATCGCCAGCTACTTCCGCGAGCACGCCGGCGAGTTCTGGGTGGCGGAGCTCGGCGGCACCGTCGTCGGCTGCATCGGCTACTCACCCGCGACCGATCCCAGCGGTGTCGAGCTGAAGAAGCTCTACGTGCACGCGAGCGCACGCGAGCATGGCCTCGGCGCGCGCCTGGTCGAGCTCGTCGAGGCCCGGGCGCGCGAGCGCGGCGCAGCCTTCATCGACCTCTGGAGCGACACGCGCTTCGTGACCGCCCACGCCTTCTACGCGCGGCGCGGCTGGGTGCGCGGGCCGACCACCCGCGATCTGAACGACAAGAGCGGCACCGTCGAGTACTACTTCAGGAAGCCGCTCACTCCGCGATAG
- a CDS encoding 2-dehydropantoate 2-reductase codes for MAEATGPRLLVVGCGAIGGVVAGHLLEVGHDVSLLTKNPEIARALRERGVRVTGDEPPAPCRASAVFETIPADTARFDYVLLATQPPQVEAAAQSAAAFLADDGRMVCFQNGLCEERVAKLVGPDRVVGAVVAWGASMVEPGLYDRTSAGGFSIGRLDGSSDARLEELARVLEAVGPVSITTNLLGARWSKLAINCNISTLGTIGGDRLGVLMRQRHVRRLALEVMTEVVAVARAERVKLEKVSGTLDLDWIALTEAERTAAGSTGLLAKHTLLLAVGARYRRLRSSMLAAIERGRPPAVEFLNGEVITRAEKHGIEVPVNRAARDWVWDIAHGKRKASHATLRELYERTR; via the coding sequence ATGGCGGAAGCGACCGGACCGCGCCTCTTGGTGGTGGGCTGCGGCGCCATCGGCGGGGTGGTGGCGGGGCACCTGCTCGAGGTCGGGCACGACGTCTCCCTGCTCACCAAGAACCCCGAGATCGCCCGGGCGCTCCGGGAGCGGGGGGTGCGCGTGACCGGCGACGAGCCCCCGGCGCCCTGCCGAGCGAGCGCCGTCTTCGAGACCATCCCGGCGGACACGGCGCGCTTCGACTACGTGCTGCTCGCGACCCAACCGCCTCAGGTCGAGGCCGCGGCCCAGAGCGCCGCCGCCTTCCTGGCGGACGACGGCCGCATGGTGTGCTTTCAGAACGGCCTGTGCGAAGAGCGCGTCGCCAAGCTGGTGGGGCCCGACCGCGTCGTCGGGGCCGTGGTGGCCTGGGGAGCGTCGATGGTCGAGCCGGGGCTCTACGATCGCACCAGCGCCGGCGGCTTCAGCATCGGGCGGCTCGACGGCTCGAGTGACGCGCGCCTCGAGGAGCTGGCTCGGGTGCTCGAGGCGGTGGGGCCGGTCAGCATCACGACGAACCTGCTCGGCGCGCGCTGGAGCAAGCTCGCCATCAACTGCAACATCTCGACCCTGGGCACCATCGGCGGCGACCGCCTGGGCGTGCTGATGCGGCAGCGCCACGTGCGCCGGCTGGCGCTGGAGGTGATGACGGAGGTCGTGGCCGTGGCGCGAGCCGAACGCGTGAAGCTCGAGAAGGTGAGCGGGACCCTCGATCTCGACTGGATCGCGCTGACCGAGGCCGAGCGCACGGCCGCCGGCTCGACCGGGCTCCTGGCCAAGCACACGCTGCTCCTGGCGGTGGGAGCGCGCTACCGGCGCCTGCGCTCCAGCATGCTGGCAGCCATCGAGCGCGGGCGCCCGCCGGCGGTCGAGTTCCTGAACGGCGAGGTGATCACCCGGGCCGAGAAGCACGGCATCGAAGTGCCAGTGAACCGCGCGGCCCGGGACTGGGTCTGGGACATCGCGCACGGGAAGCGGAAAGCCTCGCACGCCACGCTGCGTGAGCTATACGAGCGGACGCGGTGA
- a CDS encoding SCO family protein, whose product MRLLSAILLALALFACDRGEEPKVLYPAGQFSLTDQSGARFGTEELRGKTWIAAFFFTRCPTVCPKITKRMKELQATAKAKRVPVHFVSISVDPENDTPPVLTEYAQKNQLDTGSWTLLTGDYDTVKKTVLEGFKVALEGKADSSAEDYGIMHGSHLLLVDKNGQIRGYYKTSEDHDMKMILVHARAIGK is encoded by the coding sequence GTGAGACTCCTGAGCGCGATTCTACTGGCCCTCGCCCTCTTCGCCTGCGATCGCGGCGAGGAGCCGAAGGTGCTCTACCCGGCCGGGCAGTTCTCGCTGACCGATCAGAGCGGAGCGCGCTTCGGCACCGAAGAGCTCCGCGGCAAGACCTGGATCGCCGCGTTCTTCTTCACGCGCTGCCCCACGGTGTGTCCGAAGATCACCAAGCGCATGAAAGAGCTCCAGGCCACCGCCAAGGCCAAGCGCGTCCCCGTGCACTTCGTCAGCATCAGCGTGGATCCGGAGAACGACACGCCGCCGGTCTTGACCGAGTACGCGCAGAAGAACCAGCTCGACACCGGCTCCTGGACCCTGCTCACCGGCGACTACGACACGGTGAAGAAGACGGTGCTCGAGGGCTTCAAGGTGGCGCTGGAGGGCAAGGCCGACTCGAGCGCCGAGGACTACGGCATCATGCACGGCTCGCACCTGCTCTTGGTGGACAAGAACGGGCAGATCCGCGGCTACTACAAGACCAGCGAGGACCACGACATGAAGATGATCCTCGTGCACGCCCGGGCCATCGGGAAGTAA